acagcccctacaTACTATGCCGGGCTAACACACATAACGTTACAAATTTTTTGAGAGATTTTCTAAACAATGTTCAATAACCGAACAGACGCCTACACAACAGCTCACAAAATAATACATGGCATACCTAAGTGATCCAACGTTCATTCCGTGTAGTACATTAGACTAGATAGTTGTTTGAAAAGTTAGTTGTTCTTGTTCAGCAAGTAAACAGAAACGGTTTTAGTTTGACGAACAAAGCTGTAGTTTTAAAGTTGAACAACAGATGGAGCTATTTCACCAACTGCTGCTTTGAAGTGGTGTCGTCACATATTTATGGGAAATGTAGTTCGCGGGATCCTTATAAATATGGAGAGATCCAATTTGACTTCCTCTTTATCGCGCTGGCCTGTGGAACACAGGTAATAACGTACTTTGCGCTtcagtttcttttttttctccatagAAGTAGGGTCGCAATGTTGAGAAGTAATGTTTAGTTGTGCAGTTCGGTTACACCGACCAACATCTTTTGTATATTTTTGGCATAACTTCTGCCTTATTCGGTCATGTCAGTCGTACACGCACTGTACAACGTTGTTAGcacgttaacgttagctagctagtaagaGTGACATAGCGCCGGTGAGGCCTGACATTACTGTGCTGTAGTTCTCTTCATCTTAAAATCTTTACACTTTATCAAACTACATTTACAATTTGAAATTGTATAGGTCGGGGAAACAAATTCCTTAATATAAGTGTTCTATTTGAGTCATTTGACACTAGTTAAATGACTAACAAGTTCCCACTTGGTTTCGCCAGCCAAGTTACGGAGTAACACTATCGGAGCCTCGGTGAACTGACCTTAATCAATACAATTAAATCTACTTATATTTTGCTAATAGCGTAAGTGCCTTATTAAACGTGTTAAGTATTAATGGGTGTGACTTAAAATGGTCTGCAGAATAATTAACATGGGTTGAAATTCAGTATAATCACTTGTGTAATCGCAATGTTGGAACTGAACAGACATCAATTCTTATTCCTCAGGCACTTTGATCCACCATGCCCGTTGCCAGGAGTTGGGTTTGTCGCAAAACATACGTCACCCCCCGCCGCCCCTTCGAGAAGTCTCGTCTCGACCAGGAGCTTAAACTTATCGGTATGTGTGCAAATAGCAAGTTTTGATTTATATTGAATCTGCTGGGCTTTAAATAAAATGTCGTTTTTTTCAGTAAATTGACTTTAATCTCTCAGGGGAGTATGGTCTGAGGAACAAGCGTGAGGTGTGGAGGGTGAAGTTCACCCTGGCCAAGATCCGCAAGGCCGCCAGAGAGCTGCTCACTCTGGATGAGAAGGACCCCAAGCGTCTTTTTGAAGGTACACCACAGTTAGATTGAGCTATATTTTGACTGTTTGTAGAAGTCCTTTGAGCTGTTAGTTAGTGAGATCGGCCAATGATTTAAATATTCGATATTCAGATTGTCTGTGGTGTCAAGAATTCCTCGTGAATGAGGCCGTCAGTCAGATTTCCAGATGCCTTAAATCGGGGGTATTCAGACTTTACCCTAAGAGGTCCAGATGACTGCTGGTTCTGTTCTACCtgaattaattgcacccacctggggTTCCAGATCtcaatcagtccctgattagggcCAGATTAGTGGGCCCTACTTTGATCAGTGACTAAATTGCTGCATCCTGTCTCCTAGGTAACGCCCTGCTCAGGCGTCTGGTGAGGATCGGTGTGCTGGACGAGGGCAAGATGAAGCTCGATTACATCCTGGGCCTGAAGGTGGAGGACTTCCTGGAGAGGAGGCTCCAGACGCAGGTTTTCAAGTTGGGCCTTGCTAAGAGCATCCACCATGCCCGTGTTCTCATCCGCCAGAGGCACATCCGGTAAGCTGTTGGCGatggtcactagatggccatgctaGAAAGGACAAGTCAGTAGGTCATTACACTGATCTGTTATTTTAAATAGGCTCTATGAGGAATTTGTGGTTGTTTAACCATTTTTAACATGTACATTTCTAAAATTCTCTCATGCCTTCACTAACTGTTCAGGTAACGTGTGAGTTTAAACTGCACAACTCACGAGTTACTTTCTCAATCCTTAGAGGGCCTCACAAACGATAGCTCATCCGAGTGTGGTTTAACATTCCAGCAAGGTCAATTCGGTAACAAACCGTATACCTTGTCTATGACTGCCCAGGGCCAAGCCTGCCCATCAACAGTAGGCAAACAGTTTCAGCAAGGTCAATGCAGTAAGACTGTATACCTTGTCTATAAGACTGCCCAGAGCCAAGCGAGAGGCAGACTGCTACTGTCTTATTTGCTGACAGGTAATGTATGGAGGATTCCACCTCAAGCAGATGTGGACCAATGGTCACAGCAAACTGTCAAGTGTATTTGACTTAAGGCAATTGCATGGTCTTCAATTTAGTTTGGTAAGAGTACTTTACCTCATCAGGCAGGCCAATGATTACAATTAATATTCAGACTTCCTGTGGTGTCAAGAATTCCTCGTGAATGAGGCCTATCATTGATGGCAAACTATTCCCATGTAGATGGTTATTTGTCTATGCTGTTAAGTGGGGAGGAACAAACCACTCACTGagttctcctttctccctccagtGTGCGCAAGCAGGTGGTCAACATCCCCTCCTTTGTGGTGCGCCTGGACAGCCAGAAGCACATTGACTTCTCCTGCGTTCACCATACGGTGGCGGACGCCCTGGCCGTGTCAAGAGAAAGAATGCCAAGAAGGGCCAGGGTGGTGCTGGAGGAGCtgatgaggaagaagaggattAAAATGGAGGCTGACTGACACTTCCTGTTTTCcaataataaaaacatttgacCACAAATTTAAGTGATAATTTTTACTTGATATGTGGTGGAAACT
The sequence above is drawn from the Salmo salar chromosome ssa05, Ssal_v3.1, whole genome shotgun sequence genome and encodes:
- the LOC106605760 gene encoding 40S ribosomal protein S9; protein product: MPVARSWVCRKTYVTPRRPFEKSRLDQELKLIGEYGLRNKREVWRVKFTLAKIRKAARELLTLDEKDPKRLFEGNALLRRLVRIGVLDEGKMKLDYILGLKVEDFLERRLQTQVFKLGLAKSIHHARVLIRQRHIRVRKQVVNIPSFVVRLDSQKHIDFSCVHHTVADALAVSRERMPRRARVVLEELMRKKRIKMEAD